Proteins found in one Campylobacter concisus genomic segment:
- a CDS encoding response regulator transcription factor produces MQEVLEILKKTSVLVVEDDDMARELIISGLKPYCEQVIGACNGQDGVEKFKKQGFDIVMSDIHMPVLNGFEMMNEMKRTKPHQKFIVFTSYDSDENLIKSMEEGAMLFLKKPIDMKDLRAMLISLSFERDEKLVYLSDEVSINLKREKIYKNGIEIYLSFLQNKIFWLFAYNLNKLVTYEMIEEFVYESDVSKAAIQNVILRLKRELGVKFKNISESGYILITKSE; encoded by the coding sequence ATGCAAGAAGTCTTAGAAATTTTAAAAAAGACGTCCGTCTTGGTAGTTGAAGATGATGATATGGCAAGAGAGCTTATTATTAGCGGGCTTAAGCCTTATTGCGAGCAGGTAATCGGTGCTTGCAATGGACAAGATGGCGTGGAGAAATTTAAAAAGCAAGGCTTTGATATTGTGATGAGCGATATTCACATGCCAGTGCTTAATGGCTTTGAGATGATGAATGAGATGAAGCGTACAAAACCGCACCAAAAATTTATCGTCTTTACCTCTTATGATAGTGATGAAAATTTGATAAAAAGCATGGAGGAAGGGGCGATGCTTTTTTTAAAAAAGCCTATTGATATGAAGGATCTTAGAGCAATGCTTATTAGTTTAAGTTTTGAACGAGATGAAAAGCTAGTTTATTTAAGTGATGAGGTGAGTATAAATTTAAAAAGAGAGAAAATTTATAAAAACGGCATTGAAATTTATCTTAGCTTTTTGCAAAATAAGATATTTTGGCTCTTTGCTTATAATCTAAATAAGCTAGTTACTTATGAGATGATAGAAGAATTTGTCTATGAGAGCGATGTTAGCAAGGCGGCTATCCAAAATGTGATACTTCGTCTAAAGCGTGAGCTTGGTGTGAAATTTAAAAATATCAGTGAGAGTGGATATATTTTAATCACAAAATCTGAATGA
- a CDS encoding hydroxymethylpyrimidine/phosphomethylpyrimidine kinase gives MKKILIIAGSCNSGTAGLQADIKTCARLNCYSATAVTSLVAETTDAVKSVVCLEPSFVKDQLNTLAEEFSFDAIKIGMLFSEEIMEVVREFLLAQNTKVVLDPVCVSKSGHKLIKDSAVTKLKELMSLATVTTPNLDEANVLFGDDYKDLPCDVIVKKHISEDSSIDTLYKKDGSLRNFKTPLVNPLVMSGTGCSFSTALACFLAKGKSLEESIQLSKEYICSIIKESIDTKLGKNRLLWHGAK, from the coding sequence ATGAAAAAAATTCTAATCATCGCAGGCTCTTGTAATAGCGGCACAGCTGGGCTTCAAGCAGATATAAAAACATGTGCTAGGCTTAATTGTTATAGTGCAACAGCGGTAACTTCTTTGGTCGCTGAGACTACGGATGCTGTAAAGAGTGTAGTTTGCTTAGAGCCTAGTTTTGTCAAAGATCAGCTAAATACGCTTGCGGAAGAATTTAGCTTTGATGCGATAAAAATTGGCATGCTATTTAGTGAAGAGATCATGGAGGTGGTGCGTGAGTTTTTACTAGCTCAAAATACCAAAGTAGTGCTTGATCCAGTTTGCGTCTCAAAAAGCGGACACAAGCTTATAAAAGATAGTGCGGTGACAAAGCTAAAAGAGCTAATGAGCTTAGCTACGGTAACTACTCCAAATTTAGATGAGGCAAATGTGCTTTTTGGTGATGATTATAAAGATTTGCCTTGTGATGTCATCGTAAAAAAACATATAAGCGAAGATAGCAGTATAGACACACTTTATAAAAAAGATGGTTCGCTAAGAAATTTTAAGACCCCACTTGTTAATCCGCTTGTAATGAGTGGAACTGGTTGTAGCTTCTCAACTGCACTTGCTTGCTTTTTAGCAAAGGGCAAGAGCTTAGAGGAGTCTATACAACTTTCAAAAGAGTATATTTGCTCTATCATAAAAGAGAGCATTGATACAAAGCTTGGCAAAAACCGTCTACTTTGGCATGGAGCGAAGTAA
- a CDS encoding RDD family protein → MAKQKAKIAPIWARVKAFIIDLFIIGMPIFYATTYLVLDGKEAFLHNQIAIFGANSLISLIMCLFFSIKAQTPGYKAQEIYLINLKTGRKLSFSHTILRQICFAFAGFSILGLCLCFFRKDKLNLHDIITHSAAVQRSEG, encoded by the coding sequence TTGGCAAAACAAAAGGCAAAAATCGCACCTATTTGGGCTAGGGTAAAGGCATTTATCATCGATCTTTTTATCATCGGTATGCCAATATTTTATGCGACAACATATCTTGTGCTTGATGGCAAAGAGGCATTTTTGCATAACCAAATTGCCATTTTTGGTGCAAATAGCCTGATCTCGCTTATAATGTGCCTTTTTTTTAGCATAAAAGCACAAACTCCGGGCTACAAAGCACAAGAAATTTATCTAATAAACCTAAAAACCGGTAGAAAACTAAGCTTTTCTCACACCATCTTGCGCCAAATTTGCTTTGCCTTTGCTGGCTTTAGCATACTTGGACTTTGCCTTTGTTTCTTTAGAAAAGACAAACTAAATCTGCACGACATCATCACTCACTCAGCTGCCGTGCAAAGATCAGAGGGATAA
- the purM gene encoding phosphoribosylformylglycinamidine cyclo-ligase encodes MISYKDAGVDIDAGNSFVEAIKPFVKSTQTPNVIGGIGSFSGAVRLPSGYKNPAILGATDGVGTKLRLAIDAKKFDGVGEDLVAMCVNDLICNFATPLFFLDYYATAKLEIESAKEVVKSIANGCKKAQCALIGGETAEMPSMYEKGDFDLAGFAVGIAEADEIDRSKFVKSGDVLVALPSSGLHSNGFSLARKVVSELGLKFDEKVGDKKLIDVLLEPTRIYVSDFLRLKDKITAMAHITGGGIVENLPRVFPAELGAKVQKSAIKTPEIFKVVAQKVEDSEMMRTFNMGVGMILVVPKENVNAVLASSDGYVIGEVVNGKGVELV; translated from the coding sequence ATGATAAGCTATAAAGATGCTGGAGTGGATATAGATGCTGGAAATAGCTTTGTTGAGGCGATAAAGCCTTTCGTAAAATCTACGCAAACACCAAACGTTATAGGCGGCATTGGGTCATTTTCAGGAGCGGTCAGACTACCAAGTGGATATAAAAATCCTGCCATTTTAGGTGCGACTGATGGCGTTGGCACAAAGCTTCGCCTAGCTATCGACGCTAAGAAATTTGACGGCGTGGGCGAGGATCTAGTCGCAATGTGCGTAAATGATCTCATCTGCAACTTCGCCACACCACTCTTTTTCCTTGATTACTACGCGACTGCAAAGCTTGAGATAGAGAGTGCCAAAGAGGTGGTAAAAAGCATCGCAAATGGCTGCAAAAAGGCGCAATGCGCACTTATCGGCGGCGAGACAGCGGAGATGCCATCGATGTATGAAAAAGGCGACTTCGATCTTGCTGGATTCGCCGTTGGTATCGCTGAGGCTGATGAGATCGATAGGAGCAAATTTGTAAAATCTGGTGACGTTTTAGTCGCGCTTCCTAGCAGTGGCCTGCACTCAAATGGCTTCTCTCTTGCAAGAAAAGTGGTAAGCGAGCTTGGACTAAAATTTGATGAAAAAGTAGGCGATAAAAAGCTCATCGACGTGCTTCTTGAGCCAACAAGAATTTATGTGAGCGACTTTTTAAGATTAAAAGATAAGATTACGGCAATGGCTCACATCACCGGTGGTGGTATAGTTGAGAACTTGCCTCGCGTCTTTCCTGCTGAGCTTGGTGCAAAAGTACAAAAAAGTGCTATAAAAACGCCTGAAATTTTTAAAGTCGTCGCTCAAAAAGTAGAAGATAGCGAGATGATGAGGACATTTAACATGGGCGTTGGCATGATATTAGTTGTGCCTAAAGAAAATGTCAATGCTGTCCTAGCTAGCAGCGATGGCTACGTGATAGGCGAAGTAGTAAATGGCAAAGGTGTAGAGCTAGTTTAA
- the coaE gene encoding dephospho-CoA kinase (Dephospho-CoA kinase (CoaE) performs the final step in coenzyme A biosynthesis.) produces the protein MQKFPNAYVITGSIASGKSTAINLLKERGFSVIDADIIAHEQLEICKCEIARVFKEQILDEVGKINRQKLGAIVFNDPKKLKILEQILHPKIKEEILSRATKLECLGQVYFVDIPLFFEKEDRYDEFKNVAVIYAPKELLLSRLMSRNGLKLEEAKVRVELQMDIEQKRKKANFIIDNSGDKENLEQELEKFLRQICG, from the coding sequence TTGCAGAAATTTCCAAACGCTTATGTCATTACAGGCTCTATTGCTAGCGGTAAAAGCACGGCTATAAATTTGCTAAAAGAACGAGGCTTTAGCGTGATTGATGCGGACATAATCGCTCATGAGCAGCTTGAAATTTGTAAATGTGAGATAGCGAGAGTTTTTAAAGAGCAAATTTTAGACGAAGTTGGCAAGATCAATCGGCAAAAACTTGGTGCCATTGTTTTTAATGATCCAAAAAAATTAAAAATTTTAGAGCAAATTTTGCATCCAAAGATAAAGGAAGAAATTCTATCTCGCGCTACGAAGCTTGAGTGCTTGGGGCAGGTTTATTTTGTCGATATCCCTTTGTTTTTTGAAAAAGAGGATCGCTACGATGAGTTTAAAAATGTAGCCGTGATCTACGCGCCAAAAGAGCTTTTGCTAAGCCGCCTAATGAGCCGAAACGGTCTAAAATTAGAAGAAGCAAAAGTAAGAGTGGAGCTTCAGATGGATATCGAGCAAAAGCGAAAAAAAGCAAATTTTATCATAGATAATAGTGGTGATAAAGAAAATTTAGAGCAAGAACTAGAGAAATTTCTAAGGCAAATTTGTGGCTGA
- the dapF gene encoding diaminopimelate epimerase: MQVSKYNASGNDFVIFHTFLSKDRSELARQICSRTNGVGADGLIVLLPYEKGVKWEFYNSDGSYAAMCGNGSRAAARYAYLNSLVSSSEFALLTGSGEVMASVKYECVEVVLTSPKILSEPLNENGKTWYFYDTGVPHLVNFTQNLDEFDVKECRALRQKYNANVNLAKFDGGVLKVRTYERGVEDETLACGTGMAACFYGATLNLNVAQCLKVYPKSGEELGLRLESGKILFSGAVKHCFDTSIEI; this comes from the coding sequence ATGCAAGTGTCAAAGTACAACGCTAGTGGCAATGATTTTGTCATATTTCATACATTTTTGAGCAAAGATAGAAGCGAGCTAGCAAGGCAAATTTGCAGCAGAACGAACGGTGTGGGAGCTGATGGGCTCATCGTGCTTTTGCCTTACGAAAAGGGCGTGAAATGGGAGTTTTACAACAGCGACGGAAGCTACGCGGCGATGTGTGGCAACGGCTCGAGAGCGGCTGCTAGATATGCTTATCTAAACAGCCTTGTTAGTTCAAGCGAATTTGCTCTGCTAACTGGTAGCGGCGAGGTGATGGCAAGCGTAAAATATGAGTGCGTCGAGGTCGTGCTAACAAGTCCAAAAATTTTAAGCGAACCGCTAAATGAAAACGGCAAAACTTGGTATTTTTACGATACTGGCGTGCCTCACCTTGTAAATTTCACACAAAATTTAGATGAATTTGACGTCAAAGAGTGCAGAGCACTTCGTCAAAAATACAATGCAAATGTAAATTTGGCCAAATTTGATGGCGGAGTTTTAAAGGTGAGAACCTACGAAAGGGGCGTAGAGGACGAGACGCTAGCTTGTGGCACTGGCATGGCGGCTTGCTTTTACGGCGCTACATTAAATTTAAACGTAGCGCAATGCCTAAAAGTCTATCCAAAAAGTGGCGAGGAGCTTGGACTTAGACTAGAAAGCGGCAAAATTTTATTTAGTGGAGCGGTGAAACACTGCTTTGATACGAGTATTGAAATTTAG